From a single Nocardioides panacis genomic region:
- a CDS encoding solute symporter family protein, producing MSTQTLTSILFLAVVALTVGITFWASRQTSGATDYYSGGRSFSGFQNGLAISGDYMSAASFLGISGAIALAGYDGFLYSIGFLVAWLVALLLVAELLRNSGRYTMADQLAYRMKQRPVRTAAATSTVVVSIFYLLAQMVGAGSLVALLLGVDSQSLKNITIVGVGLLMIFYVTVGGMKGTTWVQIVKAVLLMTGTVLITVLVLAKFGFNISDLLGAAAENTGKGEAFLQPGLKYGVSTTSKIDFVSLGIALVLGTAGLPHILIRFYTVPTAADARRSVQWAIGLIGAFYLMTLVLGFGAAALIDTGADSKVAASGGNLASPLLAEAVGGGSGSTGGAVLLALISAVAFATILAVVAGLTLTSASSVAHDLYANVWKRGTASEQSEIRVAKISAFVIGGIAIALAIPAQKLNIAFLVALAFAVAASANLPSIIYNLFWRRFNTRGATWSIYGGLVSSLGLVLFSPVVSGKVVDGVNLSLLPASIDFSWFPLENPGIVSIPLGFLFGYLGAVTSKEPEAEAAYDELEVRSLTGAGAEGAVSH from the coding sequence CCTCGATCCTGTTCCTGGCGGTCGTCGCGCTGACCGTCGGCATCACCTTCTGGGCCAGCCGGCAGACGTCCGGCGCCACCGACTACTACTCCGGCGGCCGGTCGTTCAGCGGCTTCCAGAACGGCCTGGCGATCTCGGGTGACTACATGTCCGCCGCGTCGTTCCTGGGCATCTCGGGCGCCATCGCGCTGGCCGGGTACGACGGCTTCCTCTACTCCATCGGCTTCCTGGTCGCCTGGCTGGTCGCGCTGCTGCTGGTCGCCGAGCTCCTGCGCAACTCCGGCCGCTACACGATGGCCGACCAGCTCGCCTACCGCATGAAGCAGCGCCCGGTGCGCACCGCCGCGGCCACCTCGACCGTCGTGGTCTCGATCTTCTACCTGCTCGCGCAGATGGTCGGCGCGGGCTCCCTGGTCGCCCTGCTGCTCGGGGTCGACAGCCAGTCGCTGAAGAACATCACCATCGTCGGGGTCGGCCTGCTGATGATCTTCTACGTCACCGTCGGGGGCATGAAGGGCACCACCTGGGTGCAGATCGTCAAGGCGGTGCTGCTGATGACAGGCACCGTGCTGATCACCGTCCTGGTGCTGGCGAAGTTCGGCTTCAACATCTCCGACCTGCTCGGCGCCGCGGCGGAGAACACCGGCAAGGGCGAGGCGTTCCTCCAGCCGGGCCTGAAGTACGGCGTCAGCACCACCAGCAAGATCGACTTCGTCAGCCTCGGCATCGCGCTGGTGCTCGGCACGGCCGGCCTGCCGCACATCCTGATCCGCTTCTACACCGTCCCGACCGCCGCCGACGCGCGGCGCTCGGTGCAGTGGGCGATCGGGCTGATCGGCGCGTTCTACCTGATGACCCTGGTCCTCGGCTTCGGTGCCGCGGCGCTGATCGACACCGGCGCGGACAGCAAGGTCGCGGCCAGCGGCGGCAACCTCGCCTCCCCGCTGCTCGCCGAGGCCGTCGGCGGCGGGTCCGGGTCCACCGGGGGCGCCGTGCTCCTGGCACTGATCTCCGCGGTGGCCTTCGCCACCATCCTCGCGGTGGTCGCCGGGCTGACCCTCACCTCGGCCTCCTCGGTGGCGCACGACCTGTACGCCAACGTCTGGAAGCGGGGCACCGCGAGCGAGCAGTCCGAGATCAGGGTCGCGAAGATCTCGGCGTTCGTGATCGGCGGCATCGCGATCGCGCTGGCGATCCCGGCGCAGAAGCTGAACATCGCGTTCCTGGTCGCGCTGGCCTTCGCGGTGGCGGCGTCGGCGAACCTGCCGTCGATCATCTACAACCTGTTCTGGCGCCGGTTCAACACCCGCGGCGCCACCTGGAGCATCTACGGCGGCCTGGTCTCCAGCCTCGGGCTGGTGCTGTTCTCGCCGGTGGTGTCCGGCAAGGTCGTCGACGGCGTCAACCTGAGCCTGCTGCCGGCGAGCATCGACTTCTCCTGGTTCCCGCTGGAGAACCCCGGCATCGTGTCGATCCCGCTCGGCTTCCTGTTCGGCTACCTCGGCGCGGTCACCTCCAAGGAGCCCGAGGCCGAGGCGGCGTACGACGAGCTGGAGGTCCGGTCCCTGACCGGCGCCGGCGCCGAAGGGGCCGTCAGCCACTGA
- the acs gene encoding acetate--CoA ligase, giving the protein MHEERHFDPPEEFAKNANVTAEVYEEADRDRPAFWGKQAERITWAEPFTEVLDWSNPPFAKWFVGGKLNASYNCVDRHVEAGNGDRVAYHWVGEPEGDTRDVTYADLKDEVSQAANALVELGVQAGDRVAIYMPMIPETVVAMLACARIGAPHIVVFGGFSSQALVDRIQDCDARVVITADGGYRRGSAAGLKPAVDEALEKCPSVRNVVVVRRTGQDIGWTEGRDLWWDDVVGRQSTEHTPEAFDAEHPLYVMYTSGTTGKPKGILHTTGGYLVGTSYTHWSVFDLKDDDVFWTAADIGWVTGHSYIVYGPLANGATSVMYEGTPDTPHKGIWWDIVEKYKVSILYCAPTAIRTFMKWGKEIPEKADLSSLRLLGSVGESINPEAYMWYREVIGGGRCPIVDTWWQTETGQLMISPLPGVTSGKPGSAMKGLPGISAVVVDDAGKPVGKGEGGYLVLTEPWPAMLRTIYGDDERYKDTYWSRFENMYFAGDGAKLDEDGDIWLLGRVDDVMNVSGHRLSTTEIESALVSHPKVAEAAVVGATDEDTGQAVCAFVILRDSAGDGGDDIVEELRAHVAKEIGKIARPRQIMVVPELPKTRSGKIMRRLLRDVAEDREVGDVTTLADSTVMNLISDNLKGGGADED; this is encoded by the coding sequence ATGCACGAGGAGCGCCACTTCGACCCGCCGGAGGAGTTCGCGAAGAACGCGAACGTCACCGCCGAGGTCTACGAGGAGGCCGACCGCGACAGGCCGGCGTTCTGGGGCAAGCAGGCCGAGCGGATCACCTGGGCCGAGCCGTTCACCGAGGTGCTCGACTGGAGCAACCCGCCCTTCGCCAAGTGGTTCGTCGGCGGCAAGCTGAACGCGTCCTACAACTGCGTGGACCGGCACGTCGAGGCCGGCAACGGCGACCGGGTCGCCTACCACTGGGTCGGCGAGCCCGAGGGCGACACCCGCGACGTCACCTATGCCGACCTCAAGGACGAGGTGTCCCAGGCGGCGAACGCGCTGGTCGAGCTGGGCGTCCAGGCCGGCGACCGGGTCGCGATCTACATGCCGATGATCCCCGAGACCGTCGTCGCGATGCTGGCCTGCGCCCGGATCGGCGCCCCGCACATCGTGGTGTTCGGCGGGTTCTCCTCCCAGGCGCTGGTCGACCGGATCCAGGACTGCGACGCCCGCGTGGTGATCACCGCCGACGGCGGCTACCGCCGCGGGTCGGCCGCCGGGCTCAAGCCGGCCGTCGACGAGGCGCTCGAGAAGTGCCCGTCCGTCCGCAACGTCGTGGTGGTCCGGCGCACCGGCCAGGACATCGGCTGGACCGAGGGCCGCGACCTGTGGTGGGACGACGTGGTCGGCCGGCAGAGCACCGAGCACACCCCCGAGGCGTTCGACGCCGAGCACCCGCTCTACGTGATGTACACCTCCGGCACCACCGGCAAGCCCAAGGGCATCCTGCACACCACCGGCGGCTACCTCGTCGGCACGTCCTACACCCACTGGTCGGTCTTCGACCTCAAGGACGACGACGTGTTCTGGACCGCGGCCGACATCGGCTGGGTCACCGGGCACTCCTACATCGTCTACGGTCCGCTGGCCAACGGCGCGACGTCCGTGATGTACGAAGGCACCCCGGACACCCCGCACAAGGGCATCTGGTGGGACATCGTCGAGAAGTACAAGGTCTCGATCCTGTACTGCGCCCCGACCGCGATCCGGACGTTCATGAAGTGGGGCAAGGAGATCCCCGAGAAGGCCGACCTCTCCTCGCTGCGGCTGCTCGGCTCGGTGGGTGAGTCCATCAACCCCGAGGCGTACATGTGGTACCGCGAGGTCATCGGCGGCGGGAGGTGCCCCATCGTGGACACCTGGTGGCAGACCGAGACCGGCCAGCTGATGATCAGCCCGCTGCCCGGCGTCACCTCCGGGAAGCCCGGCTCGGCGATGAAGGGCCTGCCCGGCATCTCCGCGGTGGTCGTCGACGACGCCGGCAAGCCGGTGGGCAAGGGCGAGGGCGGCTACCTCGTGCTGACCGAGCCGTGGCCGGCGATGCTGCGCACGATCTACGGCGACGACGAGCGCTACAAGGACACCTACTGGTCGCGCTTCGAGAACATGTACTTCGCCGGCGACGGCGCCAAGCTCGACGAGGACGGCGACATCTGGCTCCTCGGCCGGGTCGACGACGTGATGAACGTGTCGGGCCACCGGCTGTCCACCACCGAGATCGAGTCCGCACTGGTGTCGCACCCCAAGGTGGCCGAGGCCGCGGTGGTCGGCGCCACCGACGAGGACACCGGCCAGGCGGTCTGCGCGTTCGTGATCCTGCGGGACTCGGCGGGCGACGGCGGCGACGACATCGTCGAGGAGCTCCGGGCGCACGTCGCCAAGGAGATCGGCAAGATCGCCCGGCCGCGGCAGATCATGGTCGTGCCCGAGCTGCCGAAGACCCGCTCCGGCAAGATCATGCGGCGGCTGCTGCGCGACGTCGCCGAGGACCGCGAGGTCGGCGACGTCACCACGCTGGCGGACTCGACGGTGATGAACCTGATCTCCGACAACCTCAAGGGCGGCGGCGCGGACGAGGACTGA
- a CDS encoding pentapeptide repeat-containing protein, whose translation MTVTAQDETFRDEDWYAEDLTGRRYVGCTFRDVDLTEATARGVVFESCTFESVRFNAAVLESAAFAGCTLRRTSLFGATLRGSKLDGSVFVGCTLRPLTVTGGQWRGVTMRGATLSRVDLSGLVMTEADLAEADLTGTVLAGCDLSRAVLRGADLSEADLRGATLEHADLRDARMRGTRLDLAGAVVLAEQHGAVVG comes from the coding sequence GTGACCGTGACCGCGCAGGACGAGACCTTCCGCGACGAGGACTGGTACGCCGAGGACCTCACCGGTCGCCGCTACGTGGGCTGCACGTTCCGCGACGTCGACCTGACCGAGGCGACGGCCCGCGGCGTGGTCTTCGAGTCGTGCACGTTCGAGTCCGTCCGGTTCAACGCCGCGGTGCTCGAGTCGGCGGCGTTCGCCGGCTGCACGCTCCGTCGTACGTCGCTGTTCGGCGCCACCCTGCGCGGCAGCAAGCTCGACGGCTCGGTCTTCGTGGGCTGCACGCTGCGCCCGCTGACGGTCACCGGCGGCCAGTGGCGCGGCGTGACGATGCGCGGCGCCACGCTGTCCCGGGTGGACCTGTCCGGCCTGGTGATGACCGAGGCCGACCTCGCCGAGGCGGACCTGACCGGGACCGTGCTGGCCGGCTGCGACCTCTCCCGGGCGGTGCTCCGCGGCGCGGACCTCAGCGAGGCCGACCTGCGGGGCGCGACCCTGGAGCACGCCGACCTCCGGGACGCCCGGATGCGCGGCACCCGGCTCGACCTGGCCGGCGCCGTGGTGCTCGCCGAGCAGCACGGCGCCGTGGTCGGCTGA
- a CDS encoding phage holin family protein — protein MTHVSNAPVTRPQPDVPSKDDPTLGKLVSDASRDISALVRGEIALAKSELKVSVKAGGLGLGLFGAAAFLGLLAIIMLSVAIAYFVHMTGLDLAWCFLIVFVLYLLIAGLLAFIGVKKVKQVKAPERAIHQAQETKNILKRG, from the coding sequence ATGACCCACGTCAGCAACGCACCCGTGACCAGGCCCCAGCCCGACGTCCCCAGCAAGGACGACCCGACCCTCGGCAAGCTCGTCTCCGACGCGAGCCGGGACATCTCCGCGCTCGTGCGCGGCGAGATCGCCCTGGCCAAGTCCGAGCTCAAGGTGAGCGTCAAGGCCGGCGGCCTCGGCCTCGGCCTGTTCGGCGCCGCCGCGTTCCTCGGCCTGCTGGCGATCATCATGCTCTCGGTGGCGATCGCCTACTTCGTGCACATGACCGGGCTCGACCTGGCCTGGTGCTTCCTGATCGTCTTCGTGCTCTACCTCCTGATCGCCGGGCTGCTCGCCTTCATCGGCGTCAAGAAGGTCAAGCAGGTCAAGGCGCCGGAGCGGGCGATCCACCAGGCGCAGGAGACCAAGAACATCCTCAAGCGTGGCTGA
- a CDS encoding alpha/beta fold hydrolase, producing MAEQHPHRHHPDSVEIPGPWQHRHVAANGARFHVAEAGPSDGPLVLLLHGFPEFWWAWRAQLPVLAGLGYRAVAMDLRGYGGSDKTPDGYDPLTLAQDVAGVVKALGARSAVLVGHGWGGYVAWTAAALHAREVSALCAVSAPHPAAMLGALRPGSLAARHVLAMQLPWVPERRLADPSSGFLADHLRSWSGPGPFPDVDAIATYQRAIGLWPASHCALEYHRWLFRSRLRADGRRFGRLMRRPVSQPVLSVSGAEDPAVPVDAVARSRAHVVGGLTEQVLPGVGHFPHEEAPEAFTAALTGWLGRL from the coding sequence GTGGCTGAGCAGCACCCCCACCGGCACCACCCCGACTCCGTCGAGATCCCGGGCCCCTGGCAGCACCGTCACGTCGCTGCCAACGGGGCCCGGTTCCATGTCGCGGAGGCGGGCCCGTCCGACGGCCCGCTGGTCCTGCTGCTGCACGGCTTCCCCGAGTTCTGGTGGGCCTGGCGCGCCCAGCTGCCGGTGCTGGCCGGGCTGGGCTACCGCGCCGTCGCGATGGACCTGCGCGGCTACGGCGGCTCGGACAAGACCCCGGACGGCTACGACCCGCTGACCCTCGCCCAGGACGTGGCGGGCGTGGTCAAGGCGCTCGGCGCGCGCAGCGCGGTGCTGGTCGGGCACGGCTGGGGCGGGTACGTCGCGTGGACGGCCGCCGCGCTGCACGCGCGGGAGGTCTCGGCGCTCTGCGCGGTCTCGGCGCCGCACCCGGCGGCGATGCTGGGCGCGCTGCGGCCCGGCAGCCTGGCCGCGCGGCACGTCCTGGCGATGCAGCTGCCCTGGGTCCCGGAGCGGCGGCTGGCCGACCCGTCCAGCGGCTTCCTGGCCGACCACCTGCGCTCCTGGAGCGGTCCGGGGCCGTTCCCGGACGTCGACGCGATCGCGACGTACCAGCGTGCGATCGGGCTCTGGCCGGCCTCGCACTGCGCGCTGGAGTACCACCGCTGGCTGTTCCGCTCCCGGCTGCGCGCCGACGGCCGCCGGTTCGGGCGGCTGATGCGCCGACCGGTCAGCCAGCCGGTGCTGTCGGTGTCCGGCGCCGAGGACCCGGCGGTGCCCGTTGACGCCGTCGCCCGCTCGCGCGCGCACGTCGTGGGCGGGCTGACCGAGCAGGTGCTGCCCGGGGTGGGGCACTTCCCGCACGAGGAGGCCCCGGAGGCGTTCACCGCGGCCCTGACCGGCTGGCTCGGGCGGCTGTAG
- a CDS encoding MarP family serine protease, with product MNVLDWFLVVLVVAYAVSGYWQGFIAGAFATGGLLLGGLLGVWLAPRLLGDAEPALWVSLAALFVVLVCASFGQAILQYAGAKIRSRIKWQPVRALDAIGGAALSMAAVLVVAWALGVAVSGAKLPWASREVRSSAVLDRVNGVMPANAVQALNSFNDVVGSSFFPRYLEPFAPERIIDVGPPPGRVARDPDVQRAQESVLKIRGENSCNRGVEGSGFLYGPNRVMTNAHVVAGVDRPVVLVGEDERPATVVYYNPDIDIAVLAVDGTRGPFLRFDQSGRPNQAGAVLGYPQDGPYNVQAARIRGEQRLRSPDIYGDGTVVREVFSLRALVRPGNSGGPLVSSAGKVLGVIFAASVTDTDTGYALTSEQVAGAAAQGLTRSTDVDTGACA from the coding sequence GTGAACGTCCTCGACTGGTTCCTGGTCGTCCTCGTGGTCGCCTACGCCGTCTCCGGCTACTGGCAGGGCTTCATCGCGGGCGCGTTCGCCACCGGCGGCCTGCTGCTCGGCGGGCTGCTCGGGGTCTGGCTCGCCCCCCGGCTCCTCGGCGACGCGGAGCCCGCCCTGTGGGTCTCCCTGGCCGCGCTGTTCGTGGTGCTGGTCTGCGCGTCCTTCGGGCAGGCCATCCTGCAGTACGCCGGCGCCAAGATCCGCTCGCGCATCAAGTGGCAGCCGGTCCGCGCCCTCGACGCCATCGGCGGCGCGGCGCTGAGCATGGCCGCGGTCCTGGTCGTCGCGTGGGCGCTCGGCGTCGCGGTCAGCGGGGCCAAGCTGCCCTGGGCGAGCCGCGAGGTGCGCAGCTCGGCGGTCCTGGACCGGGTCAACGGCGTGATGCCGGCGAACGCCGTGCAGGCGCTGAACTCCTTCAACGACGTGGTCGGGTCGAGCTTCTTCCCGCGCTACCTCGAGCCGTTCGCCCCCGAGCGGATCATCGACGTGGGTCCGCCGCCGGGCCGGGTGGCCCGCGACCCCGACGTGCAGCGCGCGCAGGAGAGCGTCCTCAAGATCCGCGGGGAGAACTCCTGCAACCGGGGCGTCGAGGGCAGCGGCTTCCTCTACGGCCCGAACCGGGTGATGACCAACGCGCACGTCGTGGCCGGCGTCGACCGGCCGGTGGTGCTGGTCGGCGAGGACGAGCGGCCGGCGACCGTCGTCTACTACAACCCGGACATCGACATCGCGGTGCTCGCCGTGGACGGCACCCGCGGCCCGTTCCTGCGCTTCGACCAGAGCGGCCGGCCGAACCAGGCCGGCGCGGTGCTGGGCTACCCGCAGGACGGCCCCTACAACGTGCAGGCCGCCCGGATCCGCGGCGAGCAGCGGCTGCGCAGCCCCGACATCTACGGTGACGGCACCGTCGTGCGCGAGGTGTTCTCGCTGCGCGCGCTGGTCCGGCCCGGCAACTCCGGCGGCCCGCTGGTCTCCTCGGCCGGCAAGGTCCTCGGGGTGATCTTCGCGGCGTCGGTCACCGACACCGACACCGGCTACGCGCTGACCTCCGAGCAGGTGGCCGGCGCCGCCGCGCAGGGCCTGACCCGCTCCACCGACGTGGACACCGGCGCCTGCGCCTAG
- a CDS encoding NUDIX hydrolase, translated as MPDATPHEPALPEWLEPVRRGARTITVDELTRFVPPEGTEPREGAVLMLFGDGSRGPDLLLTERAHDMRSHPGQVSFPGGSTDPEDASPAATALREAEEETGLDPGGVDVFATLPQLWLPPSNFAVTPVLGWWREESPVGVVDPAEVHAVYRVPIEELLDPEHRVSTRHPSGWKGPAFLIGDDKDLILWGFTAGIIARLFDFLGWTRPWDADVLRDLPDHMLTARAEVAAQPPTPNTNFRER; from the coding sequence GTGCCCGACGCGACCCCCCACGAGCCGGCGCTGCCGGAGTGGCTCGAGCCCGTTCGTCGCGGCGCCCGGACGATCACCGTCGACGAGCTGACCCGGTTCGTGCCCCCTGAGGGCACGGAGCCCCGCGAGGGCGCCGTGCTGATGCTGTTCGGCGACGGCTCCCGCGGCCCCGACCTGCTGCTCACCGAGCGCGCCCACGACATGCGCTCGCACCCCGGCCAGGTCTCCTTCCCGGGCGGCTCCACCGACCCCGAGGACGCCTCGCCCGCAGCCACCGCGCTGCGCGAGGCCGAGGAGGAGACCGGCCTCGACCCGGGCGGCGTCGACGTGTTCGCCACGCTCCCGCAGCTGTGGCTGCCGCCTAGCAACTTCGCGGTCACGCCGGTGCTCGGCTGGTGGCGCGAGGAGAGCCCGGTCGGCGTGGTGGACCCGGCCGAGGTGCACGCGGTCTACCGCGTCCCGATCGAGGAGCTCCTCGACCCCGAGCACCGGGTGTCCACCCGGCACCCGTCGGGCTGGAAGGGTCCGGCGTTCCTGATCGGCGACGACAAGGACCTGATCCTGTGGGGGTTCACCGCCGGGATCATCGCCCGGCTCTTCGACTTCCTCGGCTGGACACGCCCCTGGGACGCCGACGTCCTGCGCGACCTTCCCGACCATATGCTGACCGCCCGGGCCGAGGTGGCCGCGCAACCACCGACGCCGAACACGAACTTCCGCGAGCGGTGA
- a CDS encoding VOC family protein produces MDEWTLTFDCDAAGRLAEFWKVALGYVDAPPPQGWSTWEDWLRELDVPEDEWDDAASIVDPAGGRARISFLKVPEAKAAKNRIHLDVQVGGGRHLPHAERWPRIEATVQRLTAAGATVLAEVGGPDRPDHVVMADPEGNEFCVV; encoded by the coding sequence GTGGACGAGTGGACCCTGACCTTCGACTGCGACGCCGCCGGCCGGCTCGCGGAGTTCTGGAAGGTCGCGCTGGGGTACGTCGACGCGCCACCGCCGCAGGGCTGGAGCACCTGGGAGGACTGGCTCCGCGAGCTCGACGTCCCCGAGGACGAGTGGGACGACGCCGCGTCGATCGTCGACCCGGCCGGCGGACGGGCCCGCATCTCGTTCCTGAAGGTCCCCGAGGCCAAGGCCGCCAAGAACCGGATCCACCTCGACGTGCAGGTCGGCGGCGGCCGCCACCTGCCGCACGCGGAGCGGTGGCCCCGGATCGAGGCGACGGTGCAGCGGCTCACCGCCGCCGGCGCCACCGTGCTCGCCGAGGTGGGCGGCCCGGACCGGCCCGACCACGTGGTGATGGCCGACCCGGAGGGCAACGAGTTCTGCGTCGTGTGA
- a CDS encoding TlpA family protein disulfide reductase: MRRLLGALLVCLLLASCTPGTSTSGAGSTTAGDSRVDVDTPALRALKAGAGVEPCPGGGSGSNRLPAVRLRCLGGGRTVDLTSLKGPLVINLFAQWCGPCRSELPYYQALHEKGKGVVKVVGIDYLDVQPEAALQLVKDAGVTFPLMADPGGALRAPFRVRGLPGVVFVGKDGSVSQPEFRVVTSYAELRGLVQDALDVRIPS, encoded by the coding sequence GTGAGACGGCTGCTCGGTGCGCTGCTGGTGTGCCTGCTGCTCGCGTCGTGCACGCCCGGGACCTCGACGTCCGGGGCCGGGTCGACGACGGCGGGGGACTCCCGGGTGGACGTGGACACCCCGGCGCTGCGGGCGCTCAAGGCCGGGGCAGGCGTCGAGCCGTGCCCGGGCGGCGGCAGCGGCAGCAACCGGCTGCCCGCGGTGCGGTTGCGCTGTCTGGGCGGCGGCCGCACGGTCGACCTCACCTCGCTCAAGGGGCCCCTGGTGATCAACCTGTTCGCGCAGTGGTGCGGGCCCTGCCGCAGCGAGCTGCCGTACTACCAGGCGCTGCACGAGAAGGGGAAGGGCGTGGTGAAGGTCGTCGGCATCGACTACCTCGACGTGCAGCCCGAGGCGGCGCTGCAGCTGGTCAAGGACGCCGGCGTGACCTTCCCGCTGATGGCCGACCCCGGCGGCGCGCTCCGGGCGCCGTTCCGGGTCCGCGGCCTGCCCGGCGTGGTGTTCGTCGGCAAGGACGGCTCGGTCTCCCAGCCGGAGTTCCGGGTGGTGACGTCCTACGCCGAGCTGCGCGGCCTCGTGCAGGACGCGCTCGACGTGCGCATCCCGTCCTGA
- the nth gene encoding endonuclease III, protein MADVPDTSLVRRARKIDRVLGETYPDARCELDFDNPFELLVVTVLSAQTTDRRVNAVRPALFAAYPDAAAMAGAERDKLEALIQPTGFFRAKTESLLKLSAALVERHGGEVPPRLKDLVELPGVGRKTANVVLGNAFGIPGITVDTHFGRLARRFGLTAETDPVKVEHEVGALFPKKDWTMLSHHLIWHGRRVCHARNPACGACPVARWCPAYGEGPTDPVLAAKLVKTEGRA, encoded by the coding sequence CTGGCGGACGTGCCCGACACCTCGCTCGTCCGCCGTGCCCGCAAGATCGACCGGGTGCTCGGGGAGACCTACCCGGACGCCCGCTGCGAGCTCGACTTCGACAACCCCTTCGAGCTCCTCGTGGTCACCGTGCTGTCGGCCCAGACCACCGACCGCCGGGTGAACGCGGTCCGCCCGGCGCTGTTCGCGGCCTACCCGGACGCGGCCGCGATGGCCGGCGCCGAGCGGGACAAGCTCGAGGCGCTGATCCAGCCGACCGGGTTCTTCCGGGCCAAGACCGAGTCGCTGCTCAAGCTGTCCGCGGCGCTCGTCGAACGGCACGGCGGGGAGGTGCCGCCCCGCCTGAAGGACCTCGTCGAGCTGCCCGGCGTGGGCCGCAAGACCGCCAACGTGGTGCTCGGCAACGCCTTCGGCATCCCGGGCATCACCGTCGACACGCACTTCGGCCGGCTCGCGCGCCGGTTCGGCCTCACCGCCGAGACCGACCCGGTCAAGGTCGAGCACGAGGTGGGCGCGCTGTTTCCCAAGAAGGACTGGACGATGCTGTCCCACCACCTGATCTGGCACGGCCGACGGGTCTGCCACGCCCGGAACCCCGCGTGCGGGGCCTGCCCGGTGGCGCGCTGGTGCCCGGCGTACGGCGAGGGGCCCACCGACCCGGTGCTGGCGGCCAAGCTCGTCAAGACCGAGGGGCGTGCGTGA
- a CDS encoding Crp/Fnr family transcriptional regulator: MDNDVLRQSPLFSALDDEAATALRASMSETRLRRGEVLFHEGDEGDKLYVVTEGKVKLGRTSADGRENLLAIQGPGQMFGELSLFDPGPRSATVTAVTDSVFSSLSHEDLLRWLDGRPAVARGLLAQLAGRLRRANDVVADLVFSDVPGRVAKALLDLADRFGRTADDGVHVHHDLTQEELAQLVGASRETVNKALADFVNRGWLRLEPRSVVITDIERLSRRAR; encoded by the coding sequence GTGGACAACGACGTACTTCGCCAGTCTCCGCTGTTCAGCGCGCTGGACGACGAGGCGGCGACCGCACTGCGCGCCTCGATGTCCGAGACGCGGCTGCGCCGAGGCGAGGTGCTGTTCCACGAGGGCGACGAGGGCGACAAGCTCTACGTCGTCACCGAGGGCAAGGTGAAGCTCGGCCGGACCTCCGCGGACGGCCGCGAGAACCTGCTCGCGATCCAGGGCCCCGGCCAGATGTTCGGCGAGCTGTCGCTGTTCGACCCGGGCCCCCGCTCGGCCACCGTGACCGCCGTCACCGACAGCGTGTTCTCCTCGCTGTCCCACGAGGACCTGCTGCGCTGGCTCGACGGCCGTCCCGCCGTCGCCCGCGGCCTGCTCGCCCAGCTGGCGGGCCGGCTGCGCCGGGCCAACGACGTGGTCGCCGACCTGGTGTTCTCCGACGTCCCCGGCCGGGTCGCCAAGGCGCTGCTCGACCTCGCGGACCGGTTCGGCCGGACCGCCGACGACGGCGTGCACGTGCACCACGACCTCACCCAGGAGGAGCTCGCCCAGCTGGTCGGCGCGTCCCGCGAGACGGTCAACAAGGCGCTCGCCGACTTCGTGAACCGCGGCTGGCTGCGCCTCGAGCCGCGCTCCGTGGTGATCACCGACATCGAGCGGCTCTCCCGCCGCGCCCGCTGA
- a CDS encoding MBL fold metallo-hydrolase, protein MTEPWAGGTFGERARCVLAPNPNMMTLDGTNTWVLREPGAARSVVVDPGPEILAHLDAVAEHAGDVAAVLLTHGHLDHSEAARSFAERVGCGVRALDPGQRLGDEGLGDGDVVAVDGLEVHVVGTPGHTSDSLSFVLPAERAVLTGDTVLGRGTTVVAHPDGQLGAYLDSLHRLHALAEAQDVTAVWPGHGPVIEDALGVLDHYLAHRRQRLDQVREALAGLRAAGTDPAEDMARQVVETVYADVDPVLWGAAELSVRAQIEYLRG, encoded by the coding sequence ATGACCGAGCCCTGGGCCGGCGGGACGTTCGGCGAGCGCGCGCGGTGCGTCCTGGCGCCGAACCCGAACATGATGACGCTCGACGGCACCAACACCTGGGTGCTGCGCGAGCCCGGCGCGGCGCGGTCGGTGGTGGTCGACCCGGGCCCGGAGATCCTCGCGCACCTCGACGCCGTCGCGGAGCACGCCGGTGACGTGGCCGCCGTACTCCTGACCCACGGGCACCTCGACCACTCCGAGGCGGCACGCAGCTTCGCGGAGCGGGTCGGCTGCGGCGTACGCGCGCTCGACCCGGGGCAGCGGCTCGGCGACGAGGGGCTCGGGGACGGGGACGTCGTCGCCGTGGACGGGCTCGAGGTGCACGTGGTCGGCACCCCGGGGCACACCTCGGACTCGCTGTCGTTCGTGCTGCCGGCCGAGCGCGCGGTGCTGACCGGCGACACCGTGCTCGGCAGGGGTACGACGGTCGTGGCGCACCCCGACGGGCAGCTCGGGGCCTACCTGGACTCGCTGCACCGGCTGCACGCGCTGGCCGAGGCCCAGGACGTGACCGCGGTGTGGCCGGGCCACGGGCCGGTGATCGAGGACGCGCTCGGCGTCCTGGACCACTACCTCGCGCACCGCCGGCAGCGGCTCGACCAGGTCCGCGAGGCGCTGGCCGGGCTCCGCGCGGCCGGCACCGACCCGGCCGAGGACATGGCCCGGCAGGTGGTGGAGACCGTCTACGCCGACGTGGACCCGGTGCTCTGGGGCGCGGCGGAGCTCAGCGTGCGCGCGCAGATCGAGTACCTGCGCGGCTGA